The Lycium ferocissimum isolate CSIRO_LF1 unplaced genomic scaffold, AGI_CSIRO_Lferr_CH_V1 ctg10223, whole genome shotgun sequence region tatatatatatatatgtgtgtatgtattattttgatagccgaagggctcatgtatataaagtaagtaTGTTTCAAGTAAAATGGCTCTAGTATGAGTGTAAGCATGAGATTGATGAATAAATGTGTCAATGAGTgatagaatgagcggtgctcggtggttagccccgggtgccagtcatggccctagccgggtcgtgacagtggtAGTAACTATATAAGGttgtcaccttccccataccccatacatatatatataatacctaatatacgcgtatataacgcctgagggGTGTTGGgtctgtatatgcatatgtatatataaaatgcaatgtaatgcaaaaCATGATAAGAGAACAAGTAAATCTAGAGACCATACTGGATCTAAGAAATACTTTCTGAATATAGCATTGTGGAACATGAAACAAATGGATCATCCCTAACGCTAAGAGTAGAGCCATTATGGATTAACGTTACGTATACGTtttgttcataaggatcatgccaaaaagaaggaaagggacagccttaacataccttgtcatcCACTTAGCCAATCAATGTCTATCTTCTCGAGCaagtaaatctacattcaagatgattcatactaaggttaagttgTTGAAACACTTACAAGATCAAATTAAACTTATAggtgagctaacgaaattttggcagcattttccctatattacctacttcctccaaacttcaaaacaactccaaaacatcaataaaaacatcaacaataccatagacAAAAGATTACATCCAACTTAGactcaaatcaatccaaaactcccttccaaaatcattcagtagccatcaacttcaacttaataccttatgacttctctactatgattctcttcACTTTAGGACTTGCTAATccctcaaatcaactcaacataagaaacaagatgaagaacatacgttatacttgaagaacttcaactcatacaacttgcttcaagaccaaattcaccacaacttcaaGTGTAAACAAGAGCCATCACCTTCTATTAACTAGCTTGAGGTTTTAAAGCTTGATCTTCCCTTGAAATAGTTTGGGAGGTTTGTGGATGATTAAAGATGGTTGAGAAAACTTGGAGAGACTAGGGATctatttttggtgaaaaatgagCCCCAAGTCATGGCActttaatttataacaaaaggaaaaaattccACCGCCTCAATTTCACGGTCCATTTTCACGAACCGTGAATTATTTCACTGGCTGTGAAAGTGGCCGTGAAACCACTCCAGCAAATCCACCTTGCTGTAACCATTTCACGGTGGCCAACCACCACTTTCACGGCTCGTGAAATTATTcatggtccgtggaagtggGCGTGAAATATTCTCAGTCTGATTTTCTGACGAAATGTATTCTTTCCTATTCGTTTGATGTCCAACCTTCATACTCTCTTCCAAACATGATTAAGGATTTATAACTCCAAGATATACACATAGTTCTCATACACAACTTCCCAAATGATCTCCAGTACGAACTGTTATATCTTGTGTTTTCGCGTATTCGGCAGTTtcaaaataattgtgacttgtaaggagTAAGGCCaaattttggttttatttagCATATAAGTTGTCTATGAGAAGTATGGACGCGGAAATATCGaggaaggcctaagggcaaaattggaatttcggaaaagAGTTCGTGAACTACCAATTGTTTAATCAAGtagttgggccaaaaaaaaaataaaggaaatgaggcccaaagtGTGGGatgtggccggccaaggccatATGGCCCAAGGCCCACATGGAATTAaaatccatgtgattaaataAGATGGCCACCATATTATTCTCCATAATTCCTAGAACTttcaagagcaaaaaaaaaaagaagaacttgGAGAGCACAACCAACCAATTcggccaaggaaaaaaaaaagggaaaaatttccaagccttcaactttgatccaaaaatctcttccttcttgaattcttgacaagttcaagacgctcttcgacgtggtataattggttaagcGAGAAAACCACGTTTCcgacaagttggaatttgaagaaaaggtaagaattctatgtttttgtgttatggaatgggtatatgtgttatagtgattagagttgcatgaaaattatggaattgttgtgtgtgcatggccgtgtggtgcatgtgtgtgttgtggccgtgtggtgcctTGCATGAAGGGAGaaggattgaatttatttagtgtattaattgtgttgttgtattcttggggagtaaatgaaaggagaatggtctaagttggcatgaaaaatccattgttaggttgttgtaggaattatatgattttattctagttttatgttatcatggaaatgaaattgttaagatgcaaattatgatgattgttgatggaatcggaagatggaaacatactatgaatatgcatgttaaagattaaaagttttggatgcattatggctttggtggaaagtttgcatatgtggtatattttgcgaatattttgtagaaatgatatgaagtgtttccgaattgtatttgaatggttgtggattggtaaataaatatgagaatgttgacatgaagttggaaaggtgaagtcggaatgaaagCTATAACAATATGGTGGAAAGAAgattagttgtgttatattgtgatttgtagtgactattattgtgttgttggtattgttgtggatgttgttgttgatattatggccgggtTAACTcccggggatgttgaatttataggggaaatgctgccgaaatttcggtaggcaaatatggatttaaacttgagttcttaaaagcttgtaactcacatttggtaattatgaccaattgtagattttggtagaaacgggagtggagctcagacgagcgtaagacgcgaataaggtatgtaaagcctacctttccttctttggcatgtcctagtcatactaggagaagatcggaacctcggggataattctgctcttagaaatccgagtttgatttgggatactattcattcagcgcaattgaactataatccttatatttgattaaaagaaagcttaaacctttgtaaccgTTGCAAACGTACCTGGATCGTTCCGAAACTCTTttggatggctttagggagcctaagGTTTGTAATTATgctcgccgcctcgactcgacccgaggtgggcccacagtcccgAGACTTTTGTGTTGCTccgtttgacttattttcataacgATAATTGAAAGGCATTTAGTTCTCACTACTTTGCATGTACGCATGGTTGCTAATCTTTTTATGCTAACTCAGATTTTCTTGAAACGCGGTTGTGGTTCACAATTGATTtctaaagaactagttttgtacaaagaaacataagattgatttttttaaaaaaaaaaccactccgacgggggtgtgagattttaatatttagactttccaaaaccactccgaatgGGGTGTGATGGCCTCAGCTTACGCctaagtgtgctatggccttggGTTGTATCTGAGCGAGCCATGGCCTCAGCTGATCACTGAGTGTGCTATGACCTCGCCCTTACGTCTGGGCGCGCTATGGTCTtggcttatgtctgagtgtgctatttttccaaaaccactccgcaaGGGGTGCGAGGTCTTACTATCTTATTTCATTTACTAATTATGTTTacattattattactaatacgcccgaaggggccgtgatcACTATgacgccggaagcggcaatgcccgaaggggccactgttgatattatgccggaagcggcaatgcccgaaggggccattgttgatattgagccggaagcggctgcccgaaggggctatcattatttcgccggaagcggcgcgtgtgatgtattGTATTATTCCTTTAAAAGAAgagttctagattacattacttacCTTGAAAcgttagttggattgcgattatttatttaaagctTGTTTTAGGACTTGtgtatttatctatgttttcCTTTAGCAAAGGCTGCAGGTATTGGGTTGATTATGACTTCTTCCTTCctaaattgcgcggtggttattatctatcctcgctttacatattcagtacatattccgtactgaccccctttcttcgggggctgcgtttcatgcccgcaggtacagggacGCGACTCGGCGATCCAGCCACTTAGGGGGATTCAGCTCTAGAagtcggacaactccactcttTCCGGAGgctgttcctattttggtataattttgtgtgtatattctGCAAGTTGTACTTTTAGAcgtctgcgaacagcgtgggtGTTATGGATACTGTTTGGTTTGCCAGTCACTATATTATTGTACAGAAGTAGCGGTAGCCTCTTCGGCCAGCCTTGCCCtatgccatgtatatatttgtgtatgtgTAAATATGTTAGTACGTTTTAAGACGTTTTGAGTTATATATcgactttagtattttatcgagaataaaaaaaaaaatctattgatcGCCATATTCGAGTGCAAGTAGTAAGTGTTGAGTTCTCAGACAGGGTAAGCCCGGTCACTTGTcatggccctaggttgggtcgtgacaaaagtggtatcagagcaggtcagtcctcggcatgttcgcagacggtgtctagtagagtcttgtttatcggtgtgttgtgcaccacatctataaacaggaagctacgagacattaatagggtgtcattctttctttcatggtgaAGATCGTGCGAATAGAGCTGTGTCGTAAGTAAAGTCCCTAATCCAATGATCtgtatgatttcagtgatgcctagGAAGAGTAAAGCGACGGCTCGGAGAGGCAAGGCCATTGTGGATGAGGCAAGTAGCCAAGCTCCCAGGTCTACCAGAGCTCAGACTTACACTGGGATACGTATTCGGTCCCAGGGTTCTCCTACTTCCTCACCTCCGGAGGGGCTTAGAGAGGCACCTGAtccagccccagctccagcacctgaACCAGTGCCTCCAATTCACCGGCCGGATATCCAGAGTCAGGAAATAAGAGAGATGAAGGATGCAATACGCTTGCTAACTCAGATACTTGCTACTCAGGCTGGACGACAGGATAGGGGCCATGAATACCCGGATAGAGCTGCTAGTGCCAGGGCCCGAGATTTTCTTACCTTAAATCCCCCAGAATTCAAGGGCACGGACCCAAACGCtgatccccaggagtttatagACGGTATGCAGCGTACTTTAGATATAATGAAGGCGTCGGCTACGGAGTCTGTTGAGCTAGCCGCCTATAGGCTACAAGGTATAGCAATTAATTGGTTTCAGTCATGGAAGTTATCCAGGGGGAGGGATGCCCCTCCGCCGACTTGGCAGGAATTCTCAGATGCCTTCTTGCGCCATCATATGCCACCTGAATTGAGGCGGGCAAGAGTTGACCGGTTCCTTAACTTGCGGCAGGGTAGCATGTCTGTTAGAGAATATAgtgtggagtttgattctttagctAGATATGCCCCTTCTATTGTGCAGGATATGGAGGATAGAATCCATCAATATGTGAGAGGGTTAGAGCCGGAGTTACAGGAGGCTTGTATGGCAGTTGCCATGCAGCCGGGTATGGATATAGCTCGTGTTCAAGCTTATGCCCAGGGATCAGAAGATCGAAAGCGTCAGCGAGAGGCTACCTCAGGGCAGAGTAGTggtcagcccaagagggccaggtcGGAGGGTCAGAATAAAGGTTCCACCAGAGAAAGCAGACCCCAATCTAGCGCATCTTCGTAGTTTCAAGGATCTCAGCGGGGTAGGGAGGCTTTTCCTAGACAAAGACAAAACTTTTCTTATGCGTCGGGCTCCCAGCAGCAGGCGGGGTCAGGGCAGGAGGTGATGCCCCCTCCCCAATGTGCGACTTGTGGGAGACGCCACATAGGGCGATGTCGGCGTGgcgtgtgttatacttgtggtgatccgacgcATTATGCTAGAGATTGTCCACAAGGAGTGGGCCATACTGTTCTTGGAAACTCGGTAGCAGCGTCGTCACCTTCGGTAAGAGCCCCCGAGACAGGACCTCAGGCTTCCTCCGGtcgaggtaggggcggaggtagagcaCCTAATTCCAGTACGGGGCCACATCGTATTTATGCGCTAGGGGGAAGACTGGATCCAGAGGCTCGACAGGATACACCACCAGGTAATCTACGTTAGTGAATTCGTTATATTGATTGgcaaatgatttatatgtgctACCCACAAGAATAAACTTCCCCGCCTTATTTATAAGACCTTATAAGGTTcatttgacattcgaggacgaatgttttaaagggagggaggatgttatatcccgtgtttttgcacattcgggaaaatttggacataattgtgatttgtaagaataaggccatgctttgattttatgtggtgtgtatgttgttatttatggaaaatattgacacgaggaCGTTGgacaaggcctaagggcaagcttgggattttggaaattagttcgTGAATTATAAAATAGGACAATtgtttaatgaattgggctcaaaataaatgagataaaatgaggcccaaccttaggggggtggccggccaaggccatATGGCCCAAGGCCCACATGGAATTAaaatccatgtgattaaataAGATATCCACCACATTATTCTTCATAATTCCTAGAActttcaagagaaaaaaaaagaagaacttgGAGAGCAACAAGCTAACCTAttcggccaaaaaaaaaaaaaaaaaaagaaaaatttccaagccttcaactttgatccaaaaatctcttccttcttgaattcttgacaagttcaagacgctcttcgacgtggtataattggttagcgaaagaaccacgtttccgacaagttggaatttgaagaaaaggtaagaattctatgtttttgtgttatggaatgggtatatgtgttatagtgattagagttgcatgaaaattatggaattgttgtgtgtgcatggccgtgtggtgcgtgtgtgtgttgtggccgtgtggtgcctTGCATGAAGGGAGaaggattgaatttatttagtgtattaattgtgttgttgtattcttggggagtaaatgaaaggagaatggtctaagttggcatgaaaaatccattgttaggttgttgtaggaattatatgattttattctagttttatgttatcatggaaatgaaattgttaagatgcaaattatgatgattgttgatgaaatcgaagatggaaacatactatgaatatgcatgttaaagattaaaagttttggatgcattatggctttggtggaaagtttgcatatgtggtatattttgcgaatattttgtagaaatgatatgaagtgtttccgaattgtatttgaatggttgtggattggtaaataaatatgaggatgttgacatgaagttggaaaggtgaagtcggaatgaaagCTATAACAATATGGTGGAAAGAAgattagttgtgttatattgtgatttgtagtgactattattgtgttgttggtattgttgtggatgttgttgttgatattatggccgggtTAACTcccggggatgttgaatttataggggaaatgctgccgaaatttcggtaggcaaatatggatttaaacttgagttcttaaaagcttgtaactcacatttggtaattatgacaaattgtagattttggtagaaacgggagtggagctcagacgagcgtaagacgcgaataaggtatgtaaagcctacctttccttctttggcatgtcctagtcatactaggagaagatcggaacctcggggataattctgctcttagaaatccgagtttgatttgggatactattcattcagcgcaattgaactataatccttatatttgattaaaagaaagcttaaacctttgtaaccaTTGCAAACGTACCTGGATCGTTCCGAAACTCTTttggatggctttagggagcctaagGTTTGTAATTATGCTCcccgcctcgactcgacccgaggtgggcccacagtcccgAGACTTTTGTGTTGCTccgtttgacttattttcataacgATAATTGAAAGGCATTTAGTTCTCACTACTTTGCATGTACGCATGGTTGCTAATCTTTTTATGCTAACTCAGATTTTCTTGAAACGCGGttgtggttcactaatgatttctaaagaactagttttgtacaaagaaacataagattgatttttttttttaaaaaccactccgacgggggtgtgagattttaatatttagactttccaaaaccactccgaatgGGGTGTGATGGCCTCAGCTTACGCctaagtgtgctatggccttggGTTGTATCTGAGCGAGCCATGGCCTCAGCTGATCActgagtgtgctatgaccaCAGCTTACGTCTGGGCGCGCTATGGTCTtggcttatgtctgagtgtgctatttttccaaaaccactccgcaaGGGGTGCGAGGTCTTACTATCTTATTTCATTTACTAATTATGTTTacattattattactaatacgcccgaaggggccgtgatcACTATgacgccggaagcggcaatgcccgaagggggccACTGTTgatattatgccggaagcggcaatgcccgaaggggccattgttgataccgagccggaagcggctgcccgaaggggctatcattatttcgccggaagcggcgcgtgtgatgtattGTATTATTCCTTTAAAAGAAgagttctagattacattacttacCTTGAAAcgttagttggattgcgattatttatttaaagctTGTTTTAGGACTCGtgtatttatctatgttttcCTTTAGCAAAGGCTGCAGGTATTGGGTTGATTATGACTTCTTCCTTCctaaattgcgcggtggttattatctatcctcgctttacatattcagtacatattccgtactgacccctttcttcggggctgcgtttcatgcccgcaggtacagggacGCGACTCGGCGATCCAGCCACTTAGGGGGATTCAGCTCTAGAAGTCGGACAACTCCTCTCTTTCCGGAGgctgttcctattttggtataattttgtgtgtatattctGCAAGTTGTACTTTCAGAcgtctgcgaacagcgtgggtgtcacaccctaattttcgatagggcatgatgggcacccgacccttacttagggccgagcgaacccgcagactcttataatactcatagccatactgggcccgcaaagcataacataagcacataaggaaaaccccttcttttttttttttcgacaaatcaaacatgcttttcatctttttcaaatcaaataaaacctgtaaccataacaaatctgtaaacacatgaaattcataacacaatgcataatgatacagccttacatagccgcttacaaacgaacatctcatacacacgacatcgttccgcaaagtctctaacatgaaacaAAGCtcacaacataaatactcgactcggcaaagactccggagaaagtggagctcgccaatccaccggaacatccgccgctaatatcctctactcatccgaaTACacctcgcgtggcatgaaacgcagcccccgaagaaagggggtcatacgacatatgtaccgagtatgtgcgTAACATACAAAAACCAAGATCATAACCGTAGTAAGAATACggaaagtgagcacaataaccGAATACCAAAGGCTTGTATCTTAAACACAAATagtatccggcccataatggaccGAGTGACATAcgcaaataatcatcatactcataccgaaacacatcataacccgtcatatgagataacattaaccgatgtggatttgcctaaaccaatgtgggatttgcctaaaccaatatggaattttgcctcataattgggtttgccccaccatcggtgaacaaactcatcgtatcatcatacatcatcacatatcatatgcggtccaaaGTGGGACCCgggacgtaacgtggtcgccaccctatccggcgccacaacacaaagacACCGTACGTtttaaatctccgtatccccatcacacatcataacgccaaacacaagataacaccaaatataaacggaacccgaccctctagcgaggagtctgtgaaccgtaacacaagataacaccgaatatatcatagtgcgcacgataacataccgccCGGATCCGggaaagaggtaacacaaaacgcacgagcagatcgtaagtagccataatcatacaaatcatcatttcaaactcaaccgaataaccaaagcgaactattggTTCGAAACCGAAACAAGTAGTCAAATcaaagttttctcccgaatccccttgggagcatatcaaaccgaacttcaaaaaaccatagttacgtaccaaaatcatgtgcataaaaatccttatttcaaactcaaccgataaataagtaatcatactcggggggtcggaaagatagtcatattggttctttttcaaaaataggtcattataaccaacatagaaaagtcgcgggacccacgtacgagcgtcaacccaatccgggcccgcctataagaatcaaagtccttactcgtcataaaatcatttgcgaaggaatcaaggcgatccgagctctttttgaaagttacggtcgttcgtagtttcgaactCGTTCGAGAATaaatctctttttgaaaaacaaaattcttttgaaaacaaaactctttgaaaaccttaaaaatttaatcatacaaaagatataAGAATTATAACtcaaccgcattaaggatacgaatatcaagagacgaatgagaatcgtttacgagctcaaagcaatccaataccgttcatgaaagttacgaacatttttagACGTAAGATCCTTTCAAAgtaaaaccgtttacacaacttttcaaactcaatcatatcaaagacatacgaaccacaacctaaccatactaaggatgcca contains the following coding sequences:
- the LOC132041450 gene encoding uncharacterized protein LOC132041450, with the translated sequence MPPPQCATCGRRHIGRCRRGVCYTCGDPTHYARDCPQGVGHTVLGNSVAASSPSVRAPETGPQASSGRGRGGGRAPNSSTGPHRIYALGGRLDPEARQDTPPGMNEKGMMNQVREHVPSQTVQRFRGRRIRWMKQ